In Vanessa cardui chromosome 6, ilVanCard2.1, whole genome shotgun sequence, the following proteins share a genomic window:
- the LOC124530313 gene encoding poly [ADP-ribose] polymerase isoform X1: MSDLPYQVEYAKSGRAACKACKNKIDQGVLRIAIMVQSAFHDGKQPNWHHEECFFKKKCPGSIAEIANFNKLKNDDQVRIKSMLGNPSGIVMPAEKSKKGKSNKRDNSEKAALANYSIEYSKSSRATCKHCDIKICKGEIRVSKLAYDPKYGDHPNWHHLNCFAEKKNEYLFLAGGEDLPGFKSLNKEDQKTVKDAIKPSKDDEVPVKKLKLEPKDEADIKKEKDLQKKIEKQNKSFHKYRSALSDLSKNDLQDLLEDNLQEVLKGRDECLDHLADIMTFGVPEPCPDCKGQLVLDTFNYKCTGNISEWSKCRYTTKTPKRNTMKVPKAFQDHAVFKKFKSKCSDRIFESEPPPSIVVVKKEEPEASQKDKPIPPLKNLQFFIYGKFKTPKEDIKHRVLKLGGLVVNKLTDTLAAVISTKSELEKMNAKMEEIQDKDIEVVEESFLDLIDPSNGSVSKSLELIRENNIADWGSDPTKRVPQDVIDGKSIQKSGSMYAKSKSTITKLKIKGGTAVDPDSGLEEVAHVYQAPDGSKYTAVLSKTDVVAGKNSYYKLQVLRADGKNKFWLFRSWGRIGTPIGGNKVEECKTLNEAIEKFENLYMERTQNPWEERQNFVKMPESYYPIDMDYSDEPAAALQVDTQCSLDMAVQNLIQRIFNIDSMKKTLLEFELDTEKMPLGKLSKKQIKSGYNVLSELLKYIEKGSTSENKIIDATNRFYTLVPHSFGTDNPPLLNTVEIIKNKTEMLDNLLEIEIAYSLLKTESDDGVSPIEAHYRKLKAEITPLDKKSEEFEMILEYVKNTHAATHSSYTLKVQEVFQVVREGEEKRFKPFKKLHNRRLLWHGSRVTNFAGILSQGLRIAPPEAPVTGYMFGKGIYFADMVSKSANYCCTDKRNNVGLLLLSDVALGNMKECRRAENVTKLPSGVHSVWGVGSTQPDPARARRLRDVLVPLGPPAPAQTDTSLLYNEFIVYDVAQVNVKYLVQMEFNYVH; the protein is encoded by the exons ATGTCTGATTTGCCTTATCAAGTTGAATATGCTAAGTCCGGTCGGGCGGCATGTAAAGCgtgtaaaaacaaaatagacCAAGGAGTTTTGCGAATAGCAATAATGGTGCAG tcaGCTTTTCATGATGGCAAGCAACCCAATTGGCACCATGAAGAATGTTTCTTTAAGAAGAAATGTCCTGGAAGTATTGCTGAAAttgctaattttaataaacttaagaATGATGATCAAGTTAGAATAAAGAGTATGCTGG GTAATCCATCAGGCATTGTGATGCCTGCTGAGAAAAGTAAAAAAGGCAAGTCTAATAAAAGGGACAACAGTGAAAAGGCAGCTCTTGCAAATTATTCTATAGAATATTCTAAGTCAAGTAGAGCAACATGTAAacattgtgatattaaaatttgtaag ggaGAAATAAGAGTATCGAAATTGGCTTATGATCCAAAGTATGGAGATCATCCTAATTGGCATCATCTTAATTGTTTTGCtgagaaaaaaaatgaatatttattcttGGCTGGTGGTGAAGATCTTCCAGGTTTCAAGAGTCTCAATAAGGAAGATCAAAAAACTGTTAAGGATGCGATTAA acCATCTAAAGATGATGAAGTGCCCGTGAAAAAGTTAAAGTTAGAACCTAAAGATGAAGctgatataaaaaaagaaaaggatttacaaaaaaaaattgaaaaacaaaacaaatcattCCATAAATATCGCAGTGCACTCTCTGACCTCTCTAAGAATGACCTGCAAGACTTGCTTGAAGATAATTTACAAGAAGTGCTGAAAGGTCGTGATGAG TGTCTGGATCATTTGGCTGATATTATGACATTTGGAGTTCCCGAGCCGTGTCCAGACTGTAAAGGGCAACTTGTATTAGACACATTTAACTATAAGTGTACAG GAAATATAAGCGAATGGTCGAAATGTAGGTATACAACTAAAACTCCTAAGAGAAACACAATGAAAGTTCCTAAAGCATTCCAAGATCATGCAGTATTCAAAAAGTTTAAGTCAAAGTGTAGCGATCGAATATTTGAGAGCGAACCGCCTCCGAGCATTGTGGTCGTGAAGAAGGAGGAACCAGAAGC TTCTCAGAAAGACAAACCGATTCCGCCATTGAAGAACCTTCAATTTTTCATCTATGGCAAATTCAAAACTCCCAAAGAGGATATCAAGCATCGGGTTCTGAAGTTGGGAGGCTTAGTTGTGAATAAGCTGACGGATACGCTGGCAGCTGTGATATCCACCAAGAGTGAGTTAGAAAAAATGAACGCCAAGATGGAAGAAATACAAGATAAAGACATTGAG GTTGTCGAAGAATCATTCTTGGACCTGATCGATCCCAGTAATGGAAGTGTTAGTAAGTCACTGGAACTTATTAGAGAGAATAATATTGCGGATTGGGGATCTGAC CCGACAAAACGTGTTCCTCAAGATGTAATTGATGGAAAATCTATACAAAAGTCTGGGAGCATGTACGCGAAATCCAAATCTACTATTACAAAACTGAAAATTAAAG GTGGAACGGCCGTGGACCCCGACTCGGGTCTGGAGGAGGTAGCGCACGTGTACCAGGCGCCCGACGGCTCCAAGTACACCGCCGTGCTGTCCAAGACCGACGTGGTGGCCGGCAAGAACTCCTACTACAAGCTGCAGGTGCTCAGAGCCGACGGCAAGAATAA GTTTTGGTTGTTCCGATCTTGGGGTCGAATCGGTACTCCGATTGGAGGCAACAAGGTGGAAGAATGCAAGACTCTTAACGAGGCAATTGAAAAGTTTGAAAATCTCTACATGGAACGAACGCAAAACCCCTGGGAGGAGCGGCAAAACTTCGTCAAG ATGCCGGAGTCGTACTACCCCATAGACATGGACTACAGCGACGAGCCGGCGGCGGCGCTGCAGGTCGACACGCAGTGCTCGCTGGACATGGCCGTGCAGAATCTCATCCAGAGGATCTTCAACATCGACAGCATGAAGAAGACGCTCCTCGAGTTTGAG CTTGATACCGAGAAAATGCCTCTCGGAAAATTATCCAAGAAACAAATTAAATCCGGATACAATGTTCTGTCCgagttacttaaatatatcgaGAAAGGTTCTACGAGCGAAAACAAAATCATCGACGCTACAAACAG attttacaCATTAGTACCACATAGTTTTGGAACTGATAATCCTCCACTACTGAATACTGTCGAAATTATTAAGAACAAAACGGAAATGTTAGATAACCTACTGGAGATTGAAATCGCCTACAGTTTGCTCAAAACAG AAAGCGATGATGGTGTAAGTCCCATTGAGGCTCACTATCGGAAATTGAAAGCAGAAATCACTCCTCTTGATAAAAAGAGCGAAGAATTCGAAATGATCCTGGAATATGTGAAGAATACGCACGCCGCTACACATTCCAGCTATACCCTCAAAGTGCAAGAG GTATTCCAAGTTGTTCGTGAAGGAGAAGAGAAACGGTTCAAGCCGTTTAAAAAACTTCACAACAGAAGGCTGCTATGGCACGGTTCACGTGTTACCAATTTCGCCGGAATTCTCTCCCAAG GTCTTCGGATTGCCCCACCGGAAGCACCAGTGACCGGATACATGTTCGGGAAAGGCATCTACTTCGCGGACATGGTCTCTAAATCTGCTAACTACTGTTGCACGGACAAGAGAAACAACGTCGGGCTGCTACTGCTGAGTGACGTGGCTCTCGGAAACAT GAAGGAGTGCCGTCGCGCCGAGAACGTGACGAAGCTGCCTAGCGGCGTGCACTCGGTGTGGGGCGTGGGCAGCACGCAGCCCGACcccgcgcgcgcgcgccgcctgcGCGACGTGCTGGTGCCGCTCggcccgcccgcgcccgcgcagACCGACACCTCGCTGCTCTACAACGA ATTCATCGTATACGACGTCGCGCAAGTGAATGTTAAGTACCTGGTACAAATGGAGTTCAACTATGtacattaa
- the LOC124530313 gene encoding poly [ADP-ribose] polymerase isoform X2, with the protein MLGNPSGIVMPAEKSKKGKSNKRDNSEKAALANYSIEYSKSSRATCKHCDIKICKGEIRVSKLAYDPKYGDHPNWHHLNCFAEKKNEYLFLAGGEDLPGFKSLNKEDQKTVKDAIKPSKDDEVPVKKLKLEPKDEADIKKEKDLQKKIEKQNKSFHKYRSALSDLSKNDLQDLLEDNLQEVLKGRDECLDHLADIMTFGVPEPCPDCKGQLVLDTFNYKCTGNISEWSKCRYTTKTPKRNTMKVPKAFQDHAVFKKFKSKCSDRIFESEPPPSIVVVKKEEPEASQKDKPIPPLKNLQFFIYGKFKTPKEDIKHRVLKLGGLVVNKLTDTLAAVISTKSELEKMNAKMEEIQDKDIEVVEESFLDLIDPSNGSVSKSLELIRENNIADWGSDPTKRVPQDVIDGKSIQKSGSMYAKSKSTITKLKIKGGTAVDPDSGLEEVAHVYQAPDGSKYTAVLSKTDVVAGKNSYYKLQVLRADGKNKFWLFRSWGRIGTPIGGNKVEECKTLNEAIEKFENLYMERTQNPWEERQNFVKMPESYYPIDMDYSDEPAAALQVDTQCSLDMAVQNLIQRIFNIDSMKKTLLEFELDTEKMPLGKLSKKQIKSGYNVLSELLKYIEKGSTSENKIIDATNRFYTLVPHSFGTDNPPLLNTVEIIKNKTEMLDNLLEIEIAYSLLKTESDDGVSPIEAHYRKLKAEITPLDKKSEEFEMILEYVKNTHAATHSSYTLKVQEVFQVVREGEEKRFKPFKKLHNRRLLWHGSRVTNFAGILSQGLRIAPPEAPVTGYMFGKGIYFADMVSKSANYCCTDKRNNVGLLLLSDVALGNMKECRRAENVTKLPSGVHSVWGVGSTQPDPARARRLRDVLVPLGPPAPAQTDTSLLYNEFIVYDVAQVNVKYLVQMEFNYVH; encoded by the exons ATGCTGG GTAATCCATCAGGCATTGTGATGCCTGCTGAGAAAAGTAAAAAAGGCAAGTCTAATAAAAGGGACAACAGTGAAAAGGCAGCTCTTGCAAATTATTCTATAGAATATTCTAAGTCAAGTAGAGCAACATGTAAacattgtgatattaaaatttgtaag ggaGAAATAAGAGTATCGAAATTGGCTTATGATCCAAAGTATGGAGATCATCCTAATTGGCATCATCTTAATTGTTTTGCtgagaaaaaaaatgaatatttattcttGGCTGGTGGTGAAGATCTTCCAGGTTTCAAGAGTCTCAATAAGGAAGATCAAAAAACTGTTAAGGATGCGATTAA acCATCTAAAGATGATGAAGTGCCCGTGAAAAAGTTAAAGTTAGAACCTAAAGATGAAGctgatataaaaaaagaaaaggatttacaaaaaaaaattgaaaaacaaaacaaatcattCCATAAATATCGCAGTGCACTCTCTGACCTCTCTAAGAATGACCTGCAAGACTTGCTTGAAGATAATTTACAAGAAGTGCTGAAAGGTCGTGATGAG TGTCTGGATCATTTGGCTGATATTATGACATTTGGAGTTCCCGAGCCGTGTCCAGACTGTAAAGGGCAACTTGTATTAGACACATTTAACTATAAGTGTACAG GAAATATAAGCGAATGGTCGAAATGTAGGTATACAACTAAAACTCCTAAGAGAAACACAATGAAAGTTCCTAAAGCATTCCAAGATCATGCAGTATTCAAAAAGTTTAAGTCAAAGTGTAGCGATCGAATATTTGAGAGCGAACCGCCTCCGAGCATTGTGGTCGTGAAGAAGGAGGAACCAGAAGC TTCTCAGAAAGACAAACCGATTCCGCCATTGAAGAACCTTCAATTTTTCATCTATGGCAAATTCAAAACTCCCAAAGAGGATATCAAGCATCGGGTTCTGAAGTTGGGAGGCTTAGTTGTGAATAAGCTGACGGATACGCTGGCAGCTGTGATATCCACCAAGAGTGAGTTAGAAAAAATGAACGCCAAGATGGAAGAAATACAAGATAAAGACATTGAG GTTGTCGAAGAATCATTCTTGGACCTGATCGATCCCAGTAATGGAAGTGTTAGTAAGTCACTGGAACTTATTAGAGAGAATAATATTGCGGATTGGGGATCTGAC CCGACAAAACGTGTTCCTCAAGATGTAATTGATGGAAAATCTATACAAAAGTCTGGGAGCATGTACGCGAAATCCAAATCTACTATTACAAAACTGAAAATTAAAG GTGGAACGGCCGTGGACCCCGACTCGGGTCTGGAGGAGGTAGCGCACGTGTACCAGGCGCCCGACGGCTCCAAGTACACCGCCGTGCTGTCCAAGACCGACGTGGTGGCCGGCAAGAACTCCTACTACAAGCTGCAGGTGCTCAGAGCCGACGGCAAGAATAA GTTTTGGTTGTTCCGATCTTGGGGTCGAATCGGTACTCCGATTGGAGGCAACAAGGTGGAAGAATGCAAGACTCTTAACGAGGCAATTGAAAAGTTTGAAAATCTCTACATGGAACGAACGCAAAACCCCTGGGAGGAGCGGCAAAACTTCGTCAAG ATGCCGGAGTCGTACTACCCCATAGACATGGACTACAGCGACGAGCCGGCGGCGGCGCTGCAGGTCGACACGCAGTGCTCGCTGGACATGGCCGTGCAGAATCTCATCCAGAGGATCTTCAACATCGACAGCATGAAGAAGACGCTCCTCGAGTTTGAG CTTGATACCGAGAAAATGCCTCTCGGAAAATTATCCAAGAAACAAATTAAATCCGGATACAATGTTCTGTCCgagttacttaaatatatcgaGAAAGGTTCTACGAGCGAAAACAAAATCATCGACGCTACAAACAG attttacaCATTAGTACCACATAGTTTTGGAACTGATAATCCTCCACTACTGAATACTGTCGAAATTATTAAGAACAAAACGGAAATGTTAGATAACCTACTGGAGATTGAAATCGCCTACAGTTTGCTCAAAACAG AAAGCGATGATGGTGTAAGTCCCATTGAGGCTCACTATCGGAAATTGAAAGCAGAAATCACTCCTCTTGATAAAAAGAGCGAAGAATTCGAAATGATCCTGGAATATGTGAAGAATACGCACGCCGCTACACATTCCAGCTATACCCTCAAAGTGCAAGAG GTATTCCAAGTTGTTCGTGAAGGAGAAGAGAAACGGTTCAAGCCGTTTAAAAAACTTCACAACAGAAGGCTGCTATGGCACGGTTCACGTGTTACCAATTTCGCCGGAATTCTCTCCCAAG GTCTTCGGATTGCCCCACCGGAAGCACCAGTGACCGGATACATGTTCGGGAAAGGCATCTACTTCGCGGACATGGTCTCTAAATCTGCTAACTACTGTTGCACGGACAAGAGAAACAACGTCGGGCTGCTACTGCTGAGTGACGTGGCTCTCGGAAACAT GAAGGAGTGCCGTCGCGCCGAGAACGTGACGAAGCTGCCTAGCGGCGTGCACTCGGTGTGGGGCGTGGGCAGCACGCAGCCCGACcccgcgcgcgcgcgccgcctgcGCGACGTGCTGGTGCCGCTCggcccgcccgcgcccgcgcagACCGACACCTCGCTGCTCTACAACGA ATTCATCGTATACGACGTCGCGCAAGTGAATGTTAAGTACCTGGTACAAATGGAGTTCAACTATGtacattaa
- the LOC124530509 gene encoding uncharacterized protein LOC124530509, protein MSNRKESLKKSLGLTEYPWSSDDEDNPQTNPEPAASSSRRQAESENPNQPGPSGHNTGGPSLSISPSRRNQTRLERDLFWSLLNNPNRMSGGGPMRPSTSSAEPVETHERIDLDSPVSNIQRILAIKRLTRSLGANLCKHPQRPGPGSSRNIIFTPTMHGDYSSLKFGRFKRRPMTRVPPAGCTRNSIIPAVIESASAPTHSDEESPQPLNSASPEHNDDNAEDQETMEVDTSAGGVSLEEEIVEIDGAGEENQDENGNEEEQVEQASGDEDGHEVCALLMLAFHFVNLYNDFACCTKCLRNTLRRERDCYEISAQVTAPAESQQPQGVKRKGEIPEEREPDSVKEFNQSLLRLLECPVCLEWMEPPMSQCRRGHLVCGRCRARLAACPVCRTAFSSVRNRAMEAVAEMLRYPCRHGCGRDTRLRRRAAHEASCAARRYRCPAPPCAERAPLALADLPHHFQTKHLSMLKVGRKHKFSMKVNSEQHDNWLVMAARELFHLRVDVDIRTWGVVVYVAYIGPKCNASNYTYEVTVTGQHNDRKLVYTRATHSDLESSSLNVSRQDCFHLTLDQALNFLRFKNRYCEPDKFLDFVVEINKRDVPVETPLDESDS, encoded by the exons ATGAGCAACAGAAAGGAAAGCTTGAAAAAATCTCTTGGACTTACAGAATATCCGTGGAGTTCTG ACGATGAGGACAATCCACAAACAAATCCGGAACCGGCTGCGTCATCAAGTAGAAGGCAAGCTGAATCTGAAAATCCCAATCAGCCCGGACCCAGTGGCCATAACA CAGGGGGACCTTCGTTGTCTATATCGCCATCAAGAAGGAACCAAACAAGATTGGAACGTGACCTATTCTGGTCACTGCTTAATAATCCCAACAGAATGAGCGGTGGAGGACCCATGAG GCCGAGTACAAGTTCCGCTGAACCCGTGGAAACTCACGAACGTATTGATCTCGATAGTCCAGTATCGAACATACAGCGCATACTTGCAATTAAGAGGTTAACACGGAGCCTCGGTGCCAACCTTTGCAAACACCCGCAAC gtCCTGGTCCTGGCTCATCAAGGAATATAATATTCACTCCAACAATGCACGGAGATTATTCGTCGCTAAAATTCGGTCGTTTCAAGAGAAGACCTATGACACGGGTGCCGCCCGCCGGATGTACCAGGAATAGCA TAATTCCCGCAGTGATAGAGAGCGCCTCGGCCCCGACGCACTCCGACGAAG aATCACCCCAACCGTTGAACTCGGCGTCGCCGGAACATAATGACGATAATGCCGAAGATCAGGAAACTATGGAAG TGGACACGTCGGCCGGTGGAGTTTCTCTCGAGGAAGAAATAGTTGAGATAGACGGAGCGGGTGAGGAGAATCAGGACGAAAATGGCAACGAGGAAGAGCAAGTTGAACAGGCCAGCGGAGACGAAGATGGTCATGAAGTATGTGCCTTACTAATGTTAgcttttcattttgtaaatcTTTATAACGATTTTGCatgttgtacaaaatgtttaagAAACACCCTAAGAAGGGAAAGGgactgttac GAAATATCGGCTCAAGTCACGGCTCCCGCGGAATCACAACAGCCACAAGGAGTTAAAAGAAAAGGGGAAA TACCCGAGGAGAGAGAACCGGATTCGGTGAAGGAGTTCAATCAA AGCCTGCTGCGGCTGCTGGAGTGCCCCGTGTGCCTGGAGTGGATGGAGCCGCCCATGTCGCAGTGCCGGCGCGGCCACCTGGTGTGCGGGCGCTGCCGCGCGCGGCTGGCGGCGTGCCCCGTGTGCCGCACGGCGTTCTCGTCCGTGCGCAACCGCGCCATGGAGGCC GTGGCGGAGATGCTGCGCTACCCGTGCCGCCACGGCTGCGGGCGCGACACGCGGCTGCGGCGCCGCGCCGCGCACGAGGCCAGCTGCGCCGCGCGCCGCTACCGCTGCCCCGCGCCGCCCTGCGCCGAGCGCGCGCCGCTGGCGCTGGCCGACCTGCCGCACCACTTCCAG ACTAAGCACCTGTCGATGCTGAAAGTGGGTCGCAAGCACAAGTTCTCGATGAAGGTGAACTCGGAGCAGCACGACAACTGGCTGGTGATGGCTGCGCGAGAGCTGTTCCACCTGCGGGTCGACGTCGACATACGCACGTGGGGCGTCGTCGTGTACGTCGCCTACATCGGCCCCAAGTGTAACGCTAGCAATTACACCTACGAG GTGACGGTTACCGGGCAACACAACGACAGAAAACTCGTGTACACCCGCGCCACGCACAGCGACTTGGAGAGCTCGTCGCTCAACGTGAGCCGGCAGGACTGCTTCCACCTCACCCTGGACCAGGCGCTCAACTTCCTGAGGTTCAAGAACCGCTACTGCGAGCCGGACAAGTTCCTCGACTTCGTGGTGGAGATCAACAAGCGCGACGTGCCCGTCGAGACGCCGCTGGACGAGTCCGACTCCTGA